The DNA segment GGTCCCTCCTGGGTAAGGACCGCTTCTAATTGCGCTGAGTTTAATTCTTCCTTCCAGGACATGAATGGTTGAAATGAATTCTCAGTGATGGTGATGACCACCCTCTCCGTGTACGTGTCCGTGGGCCTTTTCCTCTTCGGTCGCCTCTCTGATTTCGGTGAGTTCCACGTCAAAAACAAGATTGATCCCCGCCAAAGGATGATTTCCATCCACAATCACAGATTCATCTTGCAGTTCGGTGATCGTAAACACTTTGTCCGGCTCATCCGTCTGAAACATCATTCCCACTTGTAAATCTTCATTGGGAGGAAATTGCGATCTTGGAACATCAAAGATCAATTCCGGGTCCTTAAGTCCGTATGCTTTCTCTGCAGAAACGCTGATCTTTTTCTTTTCTCCTGTTTCCATTTTTTTCATCTCATCTTCCAGACCGGAAATGATATGTCCTACCCCTTCTAAATAAGAAAGAGGAGGTTTTCCCTCGGAAGAATCGATCAAGTTGCCTTCGGTATCGTGAAGGGTGTAATGGAAAGTAATCACTCTAGTTTTCATGGATAGCTCCAAATGGGATAGGTAAAAATTCTGGCAGGAATCGGGTTAGAAAAATACCGGAATCTAAGTACTTTTCAGAGTAAATCGTGTGCGGTTTAACTCAATCAGAATTTTATTTAGATTTTAGAATCATATTGAAAATCGAGTATGGATCGTTCTTCATCTTTGAGAAAGGTTTCGATTCGGTTTGATAGAAAAAACCAAGAATCTTGATTGAAGGTATTTCGAAAGCGGTTTGAAAACTGAAGATAGTGATCCTCTGCGATTTGACTGTTTCCGGTGTAATCCAAAAGCAAGGTATAGGAGATCAGCAATAGATTTTTTTCCAAACTGTGGATCAAGGATGTTTCAATCATTTTTTTTGGCTCTTGGATTACGATTTTTTTTTTGAACCCGTTTCGAGTCACGAACAATGGGAGTTGATCTATTTTGGAATGTTTGCTTTTCCCGGAGTATATCTTCATTGCGATTCCATCATCCAAATTGATAAAATTCCAAAACAGGAGCCCAAATCCATGGCTCGTAAAATCTCTCGGATTTGGACTTCGTCCTGAACTGTTAAACTCAAGTGGCACTTCCAGAGCCAAAAGAGAGCGAAGAAATGAGACTCTGCGAAGGATTCTTTAGTCAATATGCCTAATTTGAATCTAAAAAATGAATTATTTATGACTTATATATCAAAATGATGCAATTTCAACAATAAATTTCCTAGGTATTCAGATTTATGCTCCTTTTTTTTCCAAAAGGATTTCTGAATTTGAAGGTGGAAATGGCTGTGAGAAAGATTTTGAAGCGAATCGAGAGGGGACTCCTTGCGTTCTCAAAAGAATTTTTTCGGAAAAGAAACGAACCAGTCTGAGCTGGTCGCATTTTCGAGCGGACATCAGAGTTAGTTTGGCCAAATTGAGATCTCCAGGATTGAGAACGGAAGCTCTCGCGTAACAGCGACTGGCTCTGCGAAATTCTCCCTTTTGAAATGACTCGTTTCCCGTCTTTAAAAACGATCTGCACTGAGAAAGAAAGATTTCACTCCTTTCTACAGAACTGGCCTGTATTCTCAAAAAACTGAGATCGTCCGAGAGTTCCCCTTTTTCCTCCAGTCGGATTTCTAAATCTTTCAGAGAGGAGATCGGATGTTTTACGAGGTCAAAAAAAACTTCGGGGACCGACGACTTTTGTTTTCGGGAGGAGCACAATGATTCCTGAATATACAAATCCTCTTTCCCATCCGATCCAAAAAGAATGCTGTCCCCCGGTCGAACCTGAAAGAATTCCACCGTTGTAATTGATGTCGATTCCGAGTCGGGAAATCCGATTTTTTTTAGAAAAACGTTTTCCTTCAAATACGAAGTTTTGCCGTTTCGAATCAAAATCATCGGGGGATGTTCGCAGTTCAAAAAGAACAAATCTCCCGTTTCAAAATTGTATAAGGCTAAAATTGCGGAAATGAGCATACTGCCGTCGAAAGATTCAAAGACAGCTTGCAAATTTTTGTAGAGGAGGAATAACCAATTCTCCGGACTTCGAAACTCATAGTCGGATGTTTGCAAAAAGCTCTTTACGATGGAACAAAAGACTAAGGCGCCGCTTGCTCCTTGCAGGGATTTTCCCATCGCATCCGCGTTGATCAAAACCTGATATCGAATTCCCGAAATCAGAACCTCTTCCGTGAGAACAACATCTCCTCCGATTTCGTAAGTCCGGTTCTTAAATTGGAATTTCTTATACTGTTTTCTGTGTATATCTATGTTTCCGTATCGATGCTGAATGTTTTTGGATAAAAACGGCTGAAATAAGAGTGAGATCAGAAAGTAGTCGCCGTCTTGGTGTTCTTTTAAGTCTTGAATTTCCTTCAGACTTTGAGACAGAGCTTTTGTTCGATCTACGATCGATTTTTCTAATGTGAAATTCCAAGATCTCAGTTTTTCCTTCATCCGGACAAACTTGCCGGCGAGAATGAGCGTTAGAAAGAATAAAAATCCGATCACTCCGATTCCTGAAATTCGAATCGTTTTCAGAACTCCCCGTTCGGAAAGAATGTCCACAAAAATGCAGAACCCAAGAAAGAGAATTCCGGATAGGATCAGCCTGGATTCCAGATTCTTTTTTAAACTCGGTAGGAGTATTTTGAAAGAAAGATACACATAACCGATCCAAGAGATTTGCAATCCGTATCGATTGATCCAATCCAATTGAAAGACCGTTTGTGCAAACCAAAATCCGAAAAGAAAAAACAGGGAGCTGATCTCCAAAAGAAAATGAATCCTCGTTTTCGCCTTTCGAAAAAGCGGAAGTAAAAATCTACAAAATATAGGAAATAATATAGAGAGAATCGAATATTCTATTTTTTTTAAGTATAGAATGTTTAAACCGGTAAAGTATTTGAAGTCGGAAAGCGAAAGCTGATAGAGAGAGAAAAATAACAGAAATAAACCGAAATACAAATTCTCCCTTCCTCTTTTTTCCTTCCAATAAAGAAATAGAAAAAAAGAAGCGATCACTAAAAAAGAGGTAAAGATCAACAATCCCACAATCTCGTCACGATACACCGTTTTGAGAATCGAAGCCGCGGGGCCGATTAAAATCGGTCCTGAAAGAATTCCAAACTCGTATTCGAAATACGGTTTTAAATAGACTTCGATTTCATTTTGTTCTCTGAAAATTTCGGATGATACCGAATAGATTCGGTTTCTGTCGTATCCTTGGGGAACGGAAGTCTGATAGGAAGAAAACAATTCTT comes from the Leptospira sp. WS92.C1 genome and includes:
- a CDS encoding peptidylprolyl isomerase yields the protein MKTRVITFHYTLHDTEGNLIDSSEGKPPLSYLEGVGHIISGLEDEMKKMETGEKKKISVSAEKAYGLKDPELIFDVPRSQFPPNEDLQVGMMFQTDEPDKVFTITELQDESVIVDGNHPLAGINLVFDVELTEIREATEEEKAHGHVHGEGGHHHH
- a CDS encoding SpoIIE family protein phosphatase; amino-acid sequence: MLFFLILISGCNPQPHPVFPKESTIDLSGSWEIYDDSIAEIPPKPFNPELWKPLSIPSNLKGRIKTHSENWILLRKRFAHSESKLGFQSLCLGKISDQAKVYLNGKELREELFSSYQTSVPQGYDRNRIYSVSSEIFREQNEIEVYLKPYFEYEFGILSGPILIGPAASILKTVYRDEIVGLLIFTSFLVIASFFLFLYWKEKRGRENLYFGLFLLFFSLYQLSLSDFKYFTGLNILYLKKIEYSILSILFPIFCRFLLPLFRKAKTRIHFLLEISSLFFLFGFWFAQTVFQLDWINRYGLQISWIGYVYLSFKILLPSLKKNLESRLILSGILFLGFCIFVDILSERGVLKTIRISGIGVIGFLFFLTLILAGKFVRMKEKLRSWNFTLEKSIVDRTKALSQSLKEIQDLKEHQDGDYFLISLLFQPFLSKNIQHRYGNIDIHRKQYKKFQFKNRTYEIGGDVVLTEEVLISGIRYQVLINADAMGKSLQGASGALVFCSIVKSFLQTSDYEFRSPENWLFLLYKNLQAVFESFDGSMLISAILALYNFETGDLFFLNCEHPPMILIRNGKTSYLKENVFLKKIGFPDSESTSITTVEFFQVRPGDSILFGSDGKEDLYIQESLCSSRKQKSSVPEVFFDLVKHPISSLKDLEIRLEEKGELSDDLSFLRIQASSVERSEIFLSQCRSFLKTGNESFQKGEFRRASRCYARASVLNPGDLNLAKLTLMSARKCDQLRLVRFFSEKILLRTQGVPSRFASKSFSQPFPPSNSEILLEKKGA